From the Lampris incognitus isolate fLamInc1 chromosome 10, fLamInc1.hap2, whole genome shotgun sequence genome, one window contains:
- the LOC130119161 gene encoding keratin-associated protein 10-3-like: MESEDCGSQYAASMQPVYSHYAASMQPVCSQYAVSTQPVCSQYAVSMQPVRSQYAVTMQPVCSQYAASMQSVCSQYAASMQSLCSQYAASMQPVCSQYAASMQPVCSQYAASTQPVCSHYAASMQPVCSQYAVSMQPVRSQYAVTMQPVCSQYAVTMQPVCSQYAVTMQPVCSQYAASMQPVCSQYAASMQPVCSQYAARMQPVCSQYAASMQPVCSQYAASMQSVCSQYAASMQSVWGQYAATMQPVYMWMEMAEAQS, translated from the exons ATGGAGTCAGAGGACTGCGGCAGCCAGTATGCAGCCAGTATGCAGCCAGTATACAGTCACTATGCAGCCAGTATGCAGCCAGTATGCAGCCAGTATGCAGTCAGTACGCAGCCAGTATGCAGCCAGTATGCAGTCAGTATGCAGCCAGTACGCAGCCAGTATGCAGTCACTATGCAGCCAGTATGCAGCCAGTATGCAGCCAGTATGCAGTCAGTATGCAGCCAGTACGCAGCCAGTATGCAGTCACTATGCAGCCAGTATGCAGCCAGTATGCAGCCAGTATGCAGTCAGTACGCAGCCAGTATGCAGCCAGTATGCAGTCAGTATGCAGCCAGTACGCAGCCAGTATGCAGTCACTATGCAGCCAGTATGCAGCCAGTATGCAGCCAGTATGCAGTCAGTATGCAGCCAGTACGCAGCCAGTATGCAGTCACTATGCAGCCAGTATGCAGCCAGTATGCAGTCACTATGCAGCCAGTATGCAGCCAGTATGCAGTCACTATGCAGCCAGTATGCAGCCAGTATGCAGCCAGTATGCAGCCAGTATGCAGTCAGTATGCAGCCAGTATGCAGCCAGTATGCAGTCAGTACGCAGCCAGGATGCAGCCAGTATGCAGTCAGTATGCAGCCAGTATGCAGCCAGTATGCAGTCAGTATGCAGCCAGTATGCAGTCAGTATGCAGCCAGTATGCAGCCAGTATGCAGTCAGTATGGGGCCAGTATGCAGCCACTATGCAGCCAGTATACA TGTGGATGGAGATGGCAGAAGCTCAGTCGTGA